Proteins encoded in a region of the Magallana gigas chromosome 8, xbMagGiga1.1, whole genome shotgun sequence genome:
- the LOC105335924 gene encoding uncharacterized protein isoform X2 yields the protein MDSDIDVSFGPKLQKDSLNSEKSLAMRGYCSFEDGSLMSPPRQNHPTGPSDFDADPPGRQPTLSLDRPPEAEDGGSQLTAPEIHSTSGLDDSCQLDTISSEMKLMFGEMIDSLDPESIYGSGSGLSSNLRKPSNLRMDSLTESNENTGTSESEDYLNDNERSSATGVSSIGNCCSLDVRSLNESHNTSSEDFAGIIKSEQIMADSNWQTGLDYSSVDEFQMMQPRIPNLVLTMFASILRGRQIDITLLANSLYDSRIVSENCLQLVKDGQDLSDEDRINIVTENIKKNVTTLQLIYKIYDSNFSKVAQDLYSFYIPFATKSRTREVTRKIVGERKKIQIYFKQIKQSVHMLVSSNIEVSELGKIMLREIKEETNPGRKRFLYDKYICLKAAEIDAKTNLTDNVDPKGEPFKEMGEAIEESSCPEISLILMLGRQADISSSLGTSPSDGEPFLVQAFQWHYMCERCVESTDMLYKSVVFNLLQFQRTKDEEYRQKVLEQAKMGLESLSEEDEDVRLFWSRLFRLRIIYCHLGIGKRCEIIEGYEVKQDSIKTVEKMFKEDKLANLEHRRKMMYGIAVARFFHLQGGYQEAKEIIDLTMEFANEGKYSERDNISAYQKILHNIDVPELVFFPDEYLFNTISPIYSRQSSRTSATSTSCSEKTSSKSQILLTSISSGEYGNRTDSDGPKAAMPSTG from the exons ATGGATAGCGACATTGACGTTAGTTTTGGCccaaaattacaaaaggatTCATTGAACAGTGAGAAATCACTCGCCATGAGGGGATATTGCTCTTTCGAAGACGGGTCGTTAATGAGTCCACCACGTCAAAACCACCCCACAGGACCCAGTGACTTTGATGCAG ATCCACCGGGTCGGCAGCCGACATTGTCACTGGATCGACCACCGGAAGCGGAAGACGGGGGAAGTCAATTAACAGCACCGGAAATACACAGTACTTCAGGTCTAGATGATTCGTGTCAACTTGATACG atatCAAGTGAAATGAAACTCATGTTTGGTGAGATGATCGACAGTTTAGACCCAGAATCCATTTATGGTTCCGGTTCCGGTTTATCCAGCAATCTCCGGAAACCAAGTAATCTCAGAATGGATTCCTTGACTGAATCAAATGAAAACACTGGAACTTCCGAATCTGAGGACTATCTTAATGACAACG AACGATCCTCAGCAACAGGTGTATCCAGTATTGGGAACTGTTGCAGTTTGGATGTGCGATCGCTTAACGAAAGCCACAACACTTCGTCAGAGGATTTTGCAGGAATCATAAAATCTG AACAAATAATGGCGGATTCAAATTGGCAGACTGGTCTAGACTATTCCTCAGTGGACG AATTTCAAATGATGCAACCGAGGATTCCCAATCTTGTATTGACAATGTTTGCAAGCATTTTAAGGGGACGTCAAATTGATATTACTTTGCTAGCAAACTCGTTGTATGATTCGCGTATTGTCTCAGAAAACTGTTTGCAACTTGTAAAAGACGGTCAAGATTTATCCGACGAAGATAGAATTAACATCGTTACTGAAAACATCAAGAAAAACGTAACAACCCTTCAGCTAATATACAAAATTTATGATagcaatttttcaaaagttgcgcaagatttgtattcattttacatCCCTTTTGCAACGAAATCAAGAACCCGAGAGGTTACCCGAAAAATTGTCGGAGAGcgtaaaaaaatacaaatttacttTAAGCAAATCAAACAAAGCGTCCATATGCTCGTCTCTTCGAACATCGAAGTTAGTGAATTAGGAAAGATTATGCTTCGGGAAATCAAAGAAGAAACTAACCCTGGCAGAAAACGTTTTCTCTATGATAAATACATTTGTCTGAAAGCAGCTGAAATTGATGCAAAAACTAACCTTACGGACAACGTTGATCCAAAAGGAGAACCCTTCAAAGAAATGGGAGAAGCGATCGAAGAAAGTTCGTGTCCAGAAATCTCGCTCATTCTAATGTTGGGCCGACAGGCAGACATATCTTCTTCCCTGGGTACCAGTCCAAGTGATGGCGAACCGTTTCTGGTACAAGCTTTTCAGTGGCACTATATGTGCGAAAGGTGTGTGGAATCCACAGACATGTTGTATAAAAGCGTGGTGTTCAATCTTTTACAGTTTCAGAGAACGAAAGACGAGGAATATCGGCAAAAGGTTTTAGAACAGGCTAAAATGGGACTCGAATCTCTTTCCGAAGAAGATGAAGACGTGCGATTATTTTGGTCTCGGCTTTTTAGACTGAGAATAATCTATTGTCATTTGGGAATAGGAAAACGGTGTGAGATTATAGAAGGGTACGAGGTAAAGCAGGATTCAATCAAGACTGTCGAGAAAATGTTTAAGGAAGATAAGTTAGCCAACTTGGAACATCGGAGGAAAATGATGTATGGAATAGCAGTCGCGCGATTCTTCCATCTTCAGGGTGGCTATCAAGAAGCAAAGGAAATAATTGACTTAACGATGGAATTTGCTAATGAAGGAAAATACAGTGAAAGAGACAACATTTCTGCTTATCAAAAAATTCTGCATAACATAGATGTCCCTGAACTTGTCTTTTTTCCAGACGAGTACTTATTCAACACTATCTCACCGATTTATTCGCGACAATCTTCCAGGACTTCAGCAACGTCTACCAGTTGTTCCGAAAAAACCTCCTCTAAAAGTCAAATTCTGTTGACAAGTATTTCCTCGGGTGAATATGGAAATAGAACAGATAGTGACGGGCCTAAAGCGGCAATGCCATCCACTGGATGA
- the LOC105335924 gene encoding uncharacterized protein isoform X1 → MDSDIDVSFGPKLQKDSLNSEKSLAMRGYCSFEDGSLMSPPRQNHPTGPSDFDAGGCLIDPPGRQPTLSLDRPPEAEDGGSQLTAPEIHSTSGLDDSCQLDTISSEMKLMFGEMIDSLDPESIYGSGSGLSSNLRKPSNLRMDSLTESNENTGTSESEDYLNDNERSSATGVSSIGNCCSLDVRSLNESHNTSSEDFAGIIKSEQIMADSNWQTGLDYSSVDEFQMMQPRIPNLVLTMFASILRGRQIDITLLANSLYDSRIVSENCLQLVKDGQDLSDEDRINIVTENIKKNVTTLQLIYKIYDSNFSKVAQDLYSFYIPFATKSRTREVTRKIVGERKKIQIYFKQIKQSVHMLVSSNIEVSELGKIMLREIKEETNPGRKRFLYDKYICLKAAEIDAKTNLTDNVDPKGEPFKEMGEAIEESSCPEISLILMLGRQADISSSLGTSPSDGEPFLVQAFQWHYMCERCVESTDMLYKSVVFNLLQFQRTKDEEYRQKVLEQAKMGLESLSEEDEDVRLFWSRLFRLRIIYCHLGIGKRCEIIEGYEVKQDSIKTVEKMFKEDKLANLEHRRKMMYGIAVARFFHLQGGYQEAKEIIDLTMEFANEGKYSERDNISAYQKILHNIDVPELVFFPDEYLFNTISPIYSRQSSRTSATSTSCSEKTSSKSQILLTSISSGEYGNRTDSDGPKAAMPSTG, encoded by the exons ATGGATAGCGACATTGACGTTAGTTTTGGCccaaaattacaaaaggatTCATTGAACAGTGAGAAATCACTCGCCATGAGGGGATATTGCTCTTTCGAAGACGGGTCGTTAATGAGTCCACCACGTCAAAACCACCCCACAGGACCCAGTGACTTTGATGCAG GGGGGTGTCTGATAGATCCACCGGGTCGGCAGCCGACATTGTCACTGGATCGACCACCGGAAGCGGAAGACGGGGGAAGTCAATTAACAGCACCGGAAATACACAGTACTTCAGGTCTAGATGATTCGTGTCAACTTGATACG atatCAAGTGAAATGAAACTCATGTTTGGTGAGATGATCGACAGTTTAGACCCAGAATCCATTTATGGTTCCGGTTCCGGTTTATCCAGCAATCTCCGGAAACCAAGTAATCTCAGAATGGATTCCTTGACTGAATCAAATGAAAACACTGGAACTTCCGAATCTGAGGACTATCTTAATGACAACG AACGATCCTCAGCAACAGGTGTATCCAGTATTGGGAACTGTTGCAGTTTGGATGTGCGATCGCTTAACGAAAGCCACAACACTTCGTCAGAGGATTTTGCAGGAATCATAAAATCTG AACAAATAATGGCGGATTCAAATTGGCAGACTGGTCTAGACTATTCCTCAGTGGACG AATTTCAAATGATGCAACCGAGGATTCCCAATCTTGTATTGACAATGTTTGCAAGCATTTTAAGGGGACGTCAAATTGATATTACTTTGCTAGCAAACTCGTTGTATGATTCGCGTATTGTCTCAGAAAACTGTTTGCAACTTGTAAAAGACGGTCAAGATTTATCCGACGAAGATAGAATTAACATCGTTACTGAAAACATCAAGAAAAACGTAACAACCCTTCAGCTAATATACAAAATTTATGATagcaatttttcaaaagttgcgcaagatttgtattcattttacatCCCTTTTGCAACGAAATCAAGAACCCGAGAGGTTACCCGAAAAATTGTCGGAGAGcgtaaaaaaatacaaatttacttTAAGCAAATCAAACAAAGCGTCCATATGCTCGTCTCTTCGAACATCGAAGTTAGTGAATTAGGAAAGATTATGCTTCGGGAAATCAAAGAAGAAACTAACCCTGGCAGAAAACGTTTTCTCTATGATAAATACATTTGTCTGAAAGCAGCTGAAATTGATGCAAAAACTAACCTTACGGACAACGTTGATCCAAAAGGAGAACCCTTCAAAGAAATGGGAGAAGCGATCGAAGAAAGTTCGTGTCCAGAAATCTCGCTCATTCTAATGTTGGGCCGACAGGCAGACATATCTTCTTCCCTGGGTACCAGTCCAAGTGATGGCGAACCGTTTCTGGTACAAGCTTTTCAGTGGCACTATATGTGCGAAAGGTGTGTGGAATCCACAGACATGTTGTATAAAAGCGTGGTGTTCAATCTTTTACAGTTTCAGAGAACGAAAGACGAGGAATATCGGCAAAAGGTTTTAGAACAGGCTAAAATGGGACTCGAATCTCTTTCCGAAGAAGATGAAGACGTGCGATTATTTTGGTCTCGGCTTTTTAGACTGAGAATAATCTATTGTCATTTGGGAATAGGAAAACGGTGTGAGATTATAGAAGGGTACGAGGTAAAGCAGGATTCAATCAAGACTGTCGAGAAAATGTTTAAGGAAGATAAGTTAGCCAACTTGGAACATCGGAGGAAAATGATGTATGGAATAGCAGTCGCGCGATTCTTCCATCTTCAGGGTGGCTATCAAGAAGCAAAGGAAATAATTGACTTAACGATGGAATTTGCTAATGAAGGAAAATACAGTGAAAGAGACAACATTTCTGCTTATCAAAAAATTCTGCATAACATAGATGTCCCTGAACTTGTCTTTTTTCCAGACGAGTACTTATTCAACACTATCTCACCGATTTATTCGCGACAATCTTCCAGGACTTCAGCAACGTCTACCAGTTGTTCCGAAAAAACCTCCTCTAAAAGTCAAATTCTGTTGACAAGTATTTCCTCGGGTGAATATGGAAATAGAACAGATAGTGACGGGCCTAAAGCGGCAATGCCATCCACTGGATGA
- the LOC105335868 gene encoding acid sphingomyelinase-like phosphodiesterase 3b yields MVFPGLCIVFLLSLLRTSVCVSEGWILHVTDFHWDRSYSSNDLSCNGVVNTHGMYGDYWCDSPFSLIDVTMKAMKNATLDKEVDFMLWTGDSVLHTPDENLSINENIDILTNLTGQLQETFPTMDVYATYGNHDYFPSNQYPPHNNEIYNRTLEHWRTWINDSTQETNFLKGAYYTLKTKYGMRILALNTNLYYTSDKVTTHMDDPADQFVWMEGILMQARRDHEKVLVTGHVPPGIAAEGGRPWFYQHFNTRMVHILQQYSDVIIGLHFGHEHADTFRLFYDHSGRPEMTLYVAPSVTPWRYKIPSATGPKHNPSFRLIKYDRTTGRHLDLVQYYMDLPESNKQSRPIWSIAYTATKDMGVPDISPASMDGFATRTKNPNGPEFQNHLMWRNANAEVMPCDALCHSLIFCNFFKVHDHDFKTCLRDTQHYTASIFGKRK; encoded by the exons GCTGGATTTTACATGTTACGGATTTCCACTGGGACCGTTCCTATTCTAGCAATGATCTCTCTTGCAATGGCGTCGTGAACACCCATGGCATGTATGGAGACTACTGGTGCGACTCGCCATTCTCTCTCATTGATGTTACAATGAAAGCTATGAAAAACGCGACGTTAGATAAAGAAGTGGATTTCATGCTATGGACTGG TGATAGCGTGCTTCATACACCTGACGAGAACCTGAGCATAAACGAGAACATCGACATTCTCACAAACCTCACCGGCCAACTGCAGGAGACGTTCCCAACAATGGACGTCTACGCCACCTACGGAAACCATGACTACTTCCCTAGCAACCAGTACCCTCCGCATAACAACGAAATCTACAATAGGACGCTGGAACATTGGAGAACATGGATCAACGATAGTACGCAGGAAACCAACTTCCTGAAAG GTGCCTATTACACACTTAAAACAAAGTACGGGATGAGGATATTGGCCTTGAACACCAATCTGTACTACACGTCTGACAAAGTGACCACACACATGGACGACCCCGCCGATCAGTTCGTGTGGATGGAAGGAATTCTGATGCAGGCCAGAAGGGACCACGAAAAG GTATTGGTTACCGGACATGTTCCCCCGGGTATTGCTGCAGAGGGAGGAAGACCCTGGTTCTACCAACATTTCAATACTCGTATGGTGCACATATTACAACAATACAGTGACGTCATCATCGGGCTTCACTTTGGTCATGAGCATGCTGACACGTTTAGATTATTCTATGATCATTCTG gacgaccggaaatgacgCTGTACGTAGCCCCTTCTGTAACTCCTTGGAGATACAAAATTCCCTCGGCAACCGGTCCAAAACACAATCCGTCGTTCCGCCTCATCAAGTATGACAGGACAACAGGGCGCCATTTAGACTTGGTTCAATACTACATGGACCTTCCCGAAAGTAATAAACAGAGCAGACCAATATGGAGCATCGCTTACACAGCCACCAAAGACATGGGCGTCCCTGACATTTCTCCAGCATCCATGGATGGTTTCGCAACTCGAACCAAAAATCCAAATGGTCCGGAGTTCCAAAATCACCTTATGTGGCGAAATGCCAATGCTGAAGTGATGCCGTGTGATGCGCTATGCCATTCGCTGATTTTCTGTAACTTCTTTAAGGTTCATGATCACGATTTCAAAACGTGTTTACGTGACACGCAGCATTATACAGCATCCATATTTGGGAAAAgaaaatag